In a single window of the Acipenser ruthenus chromosome 8, fAciRut3.2 maternal haplotype, whole genome shotgun sequence genome:
- the LOC117407448 gene encoding protein Hikeshi isoform X1 — MFGCLVAGRLVQTDVQQVAEDKFVFNLPDYETANHVVVFMLGTVPFPGGMGGAVYFSYPDPSGLPVWQLLGFITNEKPSAIFKITGLKSGEGGQHPFGMMSIPQTPSVAQVGVSIEPLEQLVQQTPVASATVSTVDSFTQFTQKMMDSLYNFSSSFAVTQAQMTPNPSEMFIPASVILKWYENFQRRMLQNPNFWKS, encoded by the exons GTGCAGACAGATGTGCAGCAGGTTGCCGAGGACAAGTTTGTGTTCAACCTCCCTGACTACGAGACTGCTAACCATGTGGTGGTGTTCATGCTGGGGACTGTGCCTTTCCCTGGTGGGATGGGAGGAGCTGTGTACTTCTCTTACCCTGACCCCAGCGGGCTGCCAGTGTGGCAGCTCTTAGGATTCATCACCAATGAGAAACCCAGCGCCATCTTCAAAATTACAGGCTTGAAGTCTG GGGAAGGAGGCCAACATCCCTTTGGAATGATGAGCATTCCGCAGACTCCCTCTGTTGCACAGGTGGGCGTGTCCATAGAACCACTGGAACAGCTGGTGCAGCAGACCCCAGTCGCCAGTGCTACTGTATCCACGGTTGACTCCTTCACACAG TTCACACAGAAGATGATGGACAGCTTGTATAATTTTTCTTCGTCGTTTGCAGTGACGCAAGCTCAGATGACGCCCAATCCTTCTGAGATGTTCATCCCTGCTAGTGTTATTTTGAAATG gtATGAAAACTTTCAGAGAAGAATGCTCCAGAATCCTAATTTTTGGAAATCATAA
- the LOC117407448 gene encoding protein Hikeshi isoform X2: MLGTVPFPGGMGGAVYFSYPDPSGLPVWQLLGFITNEKPSAIFKITGLKSGEGGQHPFGMMSIPQTPSVAQVGVSIEPLEQLVQQTPVASATVSTVDSFTQFTQKMMDSLYNFSSSFAVTQAQMTPNPSEMFIPASVILKWYENFQRRMLQNPNFWKS, from the exons ATGCTGGGGACTGTGCCTTTCCCTGGTGGGATGGGAGGAGCTGTGTACTTCTCTTACCCTGACCCCAGCGGGCTGCCAGTGTGGCAGCTCTTAGGATTCATCACCAATGAGAAACCCAGCGCCATCTTCAAAATTACAGGCTTGAAGTCTG GGGAAGGAGGCCAACATCCCTTTGGAATGATGAGCATTCCGCAGACTCCCTCTGTTGCACAGGTGGGCGTGTCCATAGAACCACTGGAACAGCTGGTGCAGCAGACCCCAGTCGCCAGTGCTACTGTATCCACGGTTGACTCCTTCACACAG TTCACACAGAAGATGATGGACAGCTTGTATAATTTTTCTTCGTCGTTTGCAGTGACGCAAGCTCAGATGACGCCCAATCCTTCTGAGATGTTCATCCCTGCTAGTGTTATTTTGAAATG gtATGAAAACTTTCAGAGAAGAATGCTCCAGAATCCTAATTTTTGGAAATCATAA